In a genomic window of Arcticibacter tournemirensis:
- the wecB gene encoding non-hydrolyzing UDP-N-acetylglucosamine 2-epimerase gives MRSKLKVMTVVGTRPEIIRLSRVMAKLDESEAIEHVIVHTGQNYDYELNQIFFDDLKIRKPDFFLNAAGATAVETIGQILIKIDSLLASEGPDAFLVLGDTNSCLCAIPAKKRHIPIFHMEAGNRCFDQRVPEETNRKIVDHISDINLPYSDIAREYLLREGLSPDRIIKTGSPMFEVLNHYMPEIKSSDILHRLNLKENNFFVVSSHREENINNEKNFQNFIDSLNVIAEVYNFPIIVSTHPRTRKMIESRNLNVSERVQFLKPMGFVDFNALQMKAFAVISDSGTISEESSIMNFPALNIREAHERPEAMEEACVMMVGLNKERIMHGLVQITGLDRSQRVFNLVKDYSVPNVSDKVVRIIISYVDYIKRVVWSE, from the coding sequence ATGAGATCTAAACTAAAAGTAATGACGGTTGTGGGCACACGACCCGAAATAATTCGTCTTTCCCGTGTAATGGCTAAGCTTGATGAATCTGAAGCCATTGAGCATGTTATTGTACATACTGGACAGAATTACGACTATGAATTAAATCAAATCTTTTTTGATGATTTGAAGATTCGTAAGCCTGATTTCTTTTTGAATGCTGCTGGCGCAACGGCGGTAGAGACGATTGGTCAGATTTTGATCAAAATAGATTCTCTACTTGCATCGGAGGGTCCGGATGCTTTTTTAGTGCTCGGGGATACAAATAGTTGTTTATGCGCCATTCCCGCTAAGAAACGGCATATCCCCATCTTTCACATGGAAGCTGGCAACCGTTGTTTCGATCAAAGGGTGCCTGAAGAAACAAACCGTAAAATAGTCGATCATATTTCTGATATTAACTTACCCTATAGTGATATAGCGCGAGAATATCTGTTGAGAGAAGGATTGTCTCCAGATAGAATTATTAAGACAGGCTCTCCCATGTTCGAAGTACTAAATCATTACATGCCAGAGATAAAATCTTCAGATATATTACACCGTTTGAATCTTAAGGAGAATAATTTTTTTGTTGTTTCTTCTCACAGGGAAGAGAACATAAATAATGAAAAGAATTTTCAAAATTTTATTGATAGTCTTAACGTGATTGCAGAAGTGTACAACTTTCCAATTATAGTAAGCACTCACCCCCGCACACGGAAAATGATTGAATCAAGAAACCTCAATGTTAGTGAAAGGGTACAGTTTCTAAAGCCAATGGGTTTTGTTGATTTTAACGCCCTGCAAATGAAGGCTTTTGCAGTAATATCAGACAGCGGTACAATTTCTGAAGAATCTTCTATTATGAATTTTCCAGCGCTAAATATTAGAGAGGCGCACGAGCGGCCAGAGGCAATGGAGGAAGCATGCGTTATGATGGTGGGGCTAAATAAAGAACGTATTATGCACGGATTGGTTCAAATAACAGGTTTGGATCGAAGTCAAAGGGTGTTCAATCTAGTGAAAGATTATAGTGTGCCAAATGTATCTGATAAGGTAGTTCGAATTATTATTAGTTATGTCGACTATATTAAAAGGGTTGTCTGGTCGGAATAG
- a CDS encoding glycosyltransferase → MRVLINVSNLRFGGGKTVGLNILTYYLNNSKIRQLLIIAPSSCGYEYLKDSYPKARFVFLSRIFNCSFLKVLTNYVILPFLSVTSKCDFVLSLGNIAFPVFNRPQFLLIHQSFLAYPDSLVWDRVRLDDKSFYIYLRRMIKFIKINLRYASVIGVQTETMRSRISGLYDIPKDRILVIPNAVSFNCMKSDIVKEDTPSNQIRLLFLSKYYPHKNFEILFELAKRVKEFSLPIHITITIEKTENSGSMRFLEMVDKLDLNFFITNIGNVAIDDIERVYKEHDGLFLPTLLESFSGTYIESMFFGKPIFTSKMDFAVDVCKDAAFYFDPFDPLDILNVVSEAFANPELIDLKVGLGRGYAMDAKSWNDIGHFIDERILKL, encoded by the coding sequence ATGAGAGTATTAATCAATGTTTCGAATTTACGTTTTGGGGGTGGAAAAACAGTCGGACTGAATATCTTAACTTATTATTTAAATAATAGCAAAATAAGACAGTTGCTGATTATTGCACCATCATCATGTGGATATGAGTATCTTAAAGACTCTTATCCTAAAGCCAGATTTGTGTTTTTATCAAGGATCTTTAATTGTTCATTTTTAAAGGTTTTAACAAATTATGTGATATTACCTTTTTTGTCGGTTACCTCTAAATGCGACTTTGTGCTGAGCTTAGGAAATATAGCGTTTCCAGTATTTAATAGGCCCCAATTTTTACTCATTCATCAATCATTTTTGGCATATCCAGATAGTTTGGTATGGGATCGAGTACGATTGGACGATAAATCATTTTACATTTATTTAAGGCGTATGATAAAGTTTATTAAGATAAATTTGAGATATGCATCTGTAATAGGAGTTCAAACTGAGACAATGCGATCAAGAATAAGTGGATTGTATGATATCCCCAAAGATCGTATTTTGGTCATTCCTAATGCCGTTTCCTTTAATTGTATGAAAAGTGATATAGTAAAGGAAGACACGCCTAGTAACCAAATACGTCTTCTCTTTTTAAGCAAGTATTACCCTCACAAAAATTTTGAGATATTATTTGAGCTGGCGAAAAGAGTGAAAGAGTTCAGTTTGCCTATTCATATTACGATTACAATTGAAAAAACTGAAAATTCAGGAAGTATGAGGTTTTTAGAGATGGTTGACAAACTGGATCTTAATTTTTTTATAACTAATATTGGTAATGTGGCAATAGACGATATCGAAAGAGTATATAAAGAGCACGATGGATTGTTTCTTCCTACGCTTTTGGAGTCGTTTTCAGGCACTTATATTGAATCAATGTTTTTTGGTAAACCGATATTCACGAGCAAGATGGATTTTGCTGTTGATGTTTGTAAGGATGCTGCATTCTATTTCGATCCATTCGATCCTCTAGATATCTTAAATGTTGTATCTGAAGCATTTGCCAATCCGGAATTAATTGATTTAAAAGTAGGGCTTGGTAGAGGGTATGCGATGGATGCAAAGTCGTGGAATGATATAGGGCACTTTATAGATGAAAGAATACTTAAATTGTAA
- a CDS encoding polysaccharide biosynthesis protein, producing MFQNKILLITGGTGSFGNAVLNRFLHTDHFREIRIFSRDEKKQDDMRNQLRNEKVKFYIGDVRDFNSINSAMSGVDYVFHAAALKQVPSCEFFPLEATKTNVFGTKNTIDAAIANNVKKVICLSTDKAAYPINAMGISKALMEKVAIASSRNIDNGITTVCLTRYGNVMASRGSVIPLFLKQIKEGDVITVTDPNMTRFLMSLEDAVELVLFAFENGRQGDLFVNKAPAGTIGNLAKAIKELCNADTEVKVIGTRHGEKLYETLCTREEMLRSEDMGSFYRIPADNRNLNYNKYFSEGQTDISKIEDYHSHNTVRLDIDGLKKLLSKLPLIREQVFGESNVVQYPH from the coding sequence ATGTTTCAAAATAAAATACTTCTAATTACAGGCGGCACGGGATCCTTTGGAAATGCTGTGCTAAATCGCTTCCTTCATACTGATCATTTCCGCGAAATCCGAATATTCAGCCGAGATGAGAAAAAGCAGGACGATATGCGTAACCAGCTTAGAAATGAAAAGGTCAAGTTCTATATTGGTGATGTTCGCGACTTTAACAGCATTAACAGCGCTATGAGTGGAGTGGATTACGTTTTTCACGCAGCAGCATTAAAACAGGTTCCCTCTTGTGAATTCTTTCCGTTGGAGGCTACTAAAACAAATGTTTTTGGCACCAAGAATACAATTGATGCTGCGATAGCAAACAACGTAAAGAAAGTAATTTGCTTAAGTACTGACAAGGCAGCTTACCCCATCAATGCGATGGGCATTTCTAAAGCACTAATGGAAAAAGTCGCCATCGCCTCATCTAGGAATATTGATAATGGAATCACGACTGTTTGCCTTACAAGATACGGGAATGTGATGGCCTCACGGGGCTCTGTCATTCCTCTGTTTCTTAAACAGATTAAAGAAGGAGACGTCATTACTGTTACTGATCCTAATATGACCCGCTTTCTGATGTCTTTGGAGGATGCAGTAGAATTAGTATTGTTTGCTTTTGAGAATGGAAGACAGGGAGATTTATTTGTGAACAAGGCTCCAGCGGGCACAATTGGTAATCTGGCTAAGGCAATTAAGGAATTGTGTAATGCGGACACAGAAGTTAAAGTTATTGGGACTCGACATGGTGAGAAATTATACGAAACGTTGTGTACGCGGGAAGAGATGCTGAGATCTGAAGATATGGGGTCCTTTTATAGGATACCAGCTGATAATCGCAATCTTAATTATAACAAGTATTTCTCTGAAGGCCAAACAGATATCTCAAAGATAGAGGACTATCATTCACATAATACCGTTAGACTGGATATAGATGGACTTAAGAAATTGTTATCTAAACTTCCACTAATAAGGGAGCAGGTATTCGGTGAAAGTAATGTTGTACAATATCCTCACTAA
- a CDS encoding glycosyltransferase, protein MRTEILKNSKGPIANANDSLQWAYLKGISDFHQDCRVISSPNIGAFPFKYRSPYFKGGEFDAGFVRYGRCVGFLNLVAIKHFSRFLNIRRVLHGWIKQTKGEMVIVVYDLHPPFLMAALLAKKSYPNAKICLIVPDLYDFTGNPKNLLYHFWGVFEKWMLNMCIPSVDAYVLISKHMKDRLPINKKPYIIIEGIYNPQKAEVVEVDKKAKDMKTVFYSGALNARNGILFLVKSFKLIKQDNYRLLICGDGESREEIKSEALKDKRIIYKGQVPRGEAMKLQRSSTLLVSPRLPDNEFTKYSFPSKIIEYLASGVPTLMYKLEGIPDEYYDHCYSLDDTSISSLADKIESICQQSKEVLSAKGRSAQKFVYQNKNPHVQVDKMVKMVYKLFEQ, encoded by the coding sequence TTGAGAACAGAAATATTAAAGAACAGTAAGGGGCCTATTGCAAACGCAAATGATTCTTTGCAATGGGCATATTTGAAAGGAATTTCAGATTTTCACCAGGACTGCAGAGTGATAAGCTCTCCTAATATAGGTGCATTTCCTTTTAAATATAGGTCACCTTATTTTAAGGGTGGGGAGTTTGACGCTGGTTTTGTACGCTATGGAAGATGTGTAGGGTTTTTAAACTTAGTGGCAATAAAACATTTTAGTCGGTTTCTTAATATCAGGAGAGTATTGCATGGGTGGATAAAACAGACTAAAGGAGAGATGGTGATTGTAGTGTATGATTTACATCCACCTTTTTTGATGGCTGCCTTGTTGGCAAAGAAGTCTTACCCCAATGCAAAAATCTGTCTTATTGTTCCGGATTTGTATGATTTTACAGGTAACCCTAAGAATTTGTTGTATCATTTTTGGGGTGTGTTTGAGAAGTGGATGCTAAATATGTGTATTCCAAGTGTTGATGCCTACGTGTTGATTAGTAAGCATATGAAGGATAGGTTGCCTATAAACAAAAAACCTTATATTATTATAGAAGGTATTTACAATCCTCAGAAGGCAGAGGTGGTGGAGGTGGATAAAAAAGCAAAGGACATGAAAACAGTATTTTATTCAGGAGCACTTAATGCTCGCAACGGGATACTATTTCTGGTCAAGTCCTTCAAGTTAATTAAACAAGACAACTACCGATTACTGATTTGTGGAGACGGAGAGAGCCGAGAGGAAATTAAATCGGAAGCTTTAAAGGATAAAAGAATTATTTACAAAGGTCAGGTACCTAGGGGGGAGGCTATGAAGCTTCAAAGGAGTTCTACTTTGTTGGTTAGTCCCAGACTTCCAGATAACGAATTCACTAAATACTCGTTCCCTTCCAAGATAATAGAATATCTTGCTTCAGGCGTACCAACCTTAATGTATAAACTAGAAGGTATTCCTGATGAATATTACGACCATTGTTATTCCCTTGATGATACTTCTATTTCGTCGTTGGCAGACAAGATAGAAAGTATTTGTCAACAAAGTAAAGAAGTTCTGAGTGCTAAAGGAAGAAGTGCTCAAAAGTTCGTTTATCAAAATAAGAATCCTCATGTGCAAGTTGATAAAATGGTAAAAATGGTATATAAATTGTTTGAACAGTGA
- a CDS encoding NAD-dependent epimerase/dehydratase family protein — translation MMRIGITGQEGFIGQHLYNTLGLYPKEFLRVEYHRDFFDSEEKLNKFVSECDVVVHLAALNRHNDAQFIYDTNKKLVEKLISSLTFTRSKAHVLFSSSSQEEHDNLYGRSKKEGRQLLSNWAENNGGCFTGMVIPNVFGPFCKPNYNSFIATFCHKLTHNELPNIEVDSDVKLIYIDDLVSFILKKIRARDGAEVVTVPYTERRKVSEFLVLLEDYKIQYFQLGIIPALNTPFEINLFNTFRSYIDHDRHFPIKFALHADQRGKFVEIVRLKSGGQVSFSTTFPGVVRGNHFHTRKIERFSVIKGEALIQLRQIGTNEVLDFFLSGEEPAYVDMPIWYTHNIKNIGTDELYTLFWINECFDPANPDTYMENV, via the coding sequence ATGATGCGAATTGGAATAACTGGTCAGGAGGGATTCATTGGGCAGCATTTATATAACACTTTAGGTCTTTATCCAAAGGAGTTCCTCAGAGTCGAATACCATCGTGATTTTTTTGATAGTGAGGAGAAACTAAACAAGTTCGTTTCAGAATGCGATGTTGTGGTTCACCTAGCAGCATTGAACCGGCATAATGATGCTCAGTTTATTTATGACACCAATAAAAAATTGGTCGAAAAGCTGATATCTTCTTTGACGTTCACAAGAAGCAAAGCTCATGTTTTGTTTTCTTCATCGTCCCAGGAAGAACATGATAACTTGTATGGAAGAAGTAAGAAAGAAGGCCGTCAGCTTTTAAGTAATTGGGCAGAAAACAATGGAGGCTGCTTTACAGGAATGGTTATTCCAAATGTATTCGGCCCCTTTTGTAAGCCTAATTATAATTCTTTTATTGCAACGTTTTGCCATAAGTTGACCCACAATGAACTGCCTAATATTGAGGTTGATAGTGATGTGAAGCTCATTTATATTGATGATCTCGTTAGCTTTATTCTTAAAAAGATAAGAGCGCGCGATGGAGCGGAAGTGGTAACCGTTCCTTATACCGAGAGACGAAAAGTTTCTGAATTTTTGGTATTGCTTGAAGACTATAAAATACAATACTTTCAATTAGGTATTATTCCGGCGTTAAACACCCCTTTTGAAATTAATTTGTTTAATACGTTTAGGTCTTATATAGATCACGACAGACACTTTCCTATAAAGTTTGCACTCCACGCTGATCAAAGAGGTAAATTTGTTGAGATAGTCAGGTTAAAGTCCGGCGGCCAAGTCTCCTTTTCGACCACTTTTCCTGGAGTCGTAAGAGGTAACCATTTTCATACCCGTAAGATTGAAAGGTTTTCAGTAATTAAGGGGGAAGCCTTAATTCAATTGAGGCAGATTGGTACCAATGAGGTACTGGACTTTTTTCTTTCTGGTGAAGAGCCTGCCTATGTGGACATGCCAATATGGTATACGCATAATATAAAGAATATAGGCACGGACGAACTTTACACACTCTTTTGGATTAATGAGTGCTTTGATCCAGCCAATCCTGACACCTATATGGAAAACGTATAA
- a CDS encoding glycosyltransferase family 4 protein, producing MRKKVLIHSLVFSPDGVSTAYLYNDIAERFAESGYEVVVLTTTPHYNLVKEELVKQPLIKKWFGLFYESDFKGIKVLHVPQRKFNNTLLRIIGFAYWHALSLLLGLLQSNISLIISPSPPLTLGAVNIIIGKIKGAKVIYNVQEIYPDLLINYSKLKLKPVITLLKKLERFVYNYSDAVTTIDKIFYNTLAPRFKEPSKLVIIPNFVDVDLYKPLPSSSLSLLNKNLFPQDERILKVMYAGNIGHAQDWKPLIEVAKLLIGDPIEFWIIGEGVMKNQLQSEILENKLLNIHLIPYQPREYMPALIAYADIHFIFMSPEMEGQGFPSKVYSIMACAKPLLIISGKDTPIFNFLNLVNCAFLVNEGSMEEKCSAIVYFLRSSYEDKSHLITLGANGFREIQGCYTKASVTKQYVDLSDKLLNI from the coding sequence ATGAGAAAGAAAGTTCTTATACACAGTCTTGTATTTAGTCCAGACGGGGTGTCAACTGCGTATCTTTATAATGATATAGCTGAAAGGTTCGCCGAATCGGGTTATGAGGTGGTCGTGCTAACAACTACACCGCACTATAATTTAGTTAAGGAAGAGTTGGTAAAGCAACCGCTTATTAAAAAATGGTTTGGACTATTCTATGAGAGTGATTTTAAAGGTATAAAGGTTCTTCACGTACCACAGAGGAAATTTAACAATACTCTGCTTAGAATAATAGGCTTTGCATATTGGCACGCGTTATCTCTTTTACTGGGATTGCTACAGAGCAATATCAGCCTTATTATTTCACCTTCACCTCCTTTAACATTGGGAGCAGTTAACATAATTATTGGAAAAATTAAAGGAGCTAAGGTTATTTATAATGTTCAAGAGATATATCCTGACCTCTTGATTAATTATAGCAAACTAAAACTTAAGCCGGTTATAACTCTTCTAAAAAAGTTGGAGCGTTTTGTTTACAATTACTCGGATGCTGTTACTACTATAGATAAAATCTTTTATAACACGCTAGCGCCACGATTTAAAGAGCCTTCCAAGCTTGTTATAATCCCTAATTTCGTAGACGTTGATTTATATAAGCCGTTACCATCGAGTAGCTTGTCCCTTTTAAACAAAAACTTATTTCCCCAGGACGAAAGAATTTTAAAAGTAATGTATGCTGGAAACATCGGGCATGCTCAAGACTGGAAGCCGCTTATTGAAGTTGCAAAACTTCTTATTGGCGATCCAATTGAGTTTTGGATTATTGGAGAAGGGGTTATGAAGAACCAGTTGCAATCAGAAATATTAGAGAATAAACTTTTAAATATTCATCTTATTCCATATCAGCCGCGGGAATATATGCCCGCCTTAATAGCTTATGCAGACATCCATTTTATCTTTATGTCTCCTGAAATGGAAGGACAAGGCTTCCCCTCTAAAGTATATTCTATTATGGCCTGTGCAAAGCCTTTATTGATTATTTCTGGTAAAGATACTCCAATTTTCAACTTCCTAAATTTAGTAAATTGTGCATTCCTTGTAAATGAGGGCTCAATGGAAGAAAAATGTTCTGCAATAGTCTATTTCTTAAGATCCTCATATGAGGATAAGTCCCATTTAATAACTTTAGGGGCTAATGGGTTCAGGGAAATTCAAGGTTGCTATACTAAAGCTTCAGTAACAAAGCAGTATGTAGATCTATCAGATAAATTGTTAAATATATAA
- a CDS encoding MraY family glycosyltransferase: protein MITFLLVFTFSLLVVAVSISPLITIAIKKRLFDAPSESRKIHKRIIPNIGGLAIFSGFLLAVSLFIKTTDFWNANYLLASGIVIFITGLKDDIIGVDPMKKFAAQFAAAFLITILGDIRIMNLDGLLGFHQLSYAFSIGLSVFVIVGMINAFNLVDGIDGLAGFLGLMTSLTYACLFYAAGYNEWACMCLALAGAITGFLIHNISPAKIFMGDCGSLVLGFLIAVSTIQFINVGGGKVIELGSLSITSVPALALAIVALPIFDTLRVFTIRIVNHQSPFKADKNHMHHRMLALGMNHMQATATLVSVSLVFVITAFSLQNIGNNQLVATLVLMVIVMNSGLSLYLFSKRVELDAQAAKEAMLAKADVKHPAVVSKLTPEGKEFAEEILKKVSPN, encoded by the coding sequence ATGATTACATTTTTACTAGTATTTACATTTAGTCTGTTGGTTGTTGCTGTTTCTATAAGTCCTCTTATCACGATTGCGATAAAAAAGCGCCTTTTTGATGCTCCTTCGGAGTCGAGAAAAATCCATAAACGGATTATACCGAACATTGGCGGGCTAGCAATTTTTTCTGGATTTCTGTTGGCGGTTTCTCTTTTCATCAAAACTACCGACTTTTGGAATGCTAATTATCTGCTTGCTTCGGGTATTGTGATTTTTATAACGGGGCTTAAGGATGACATTATCGGGGTTGACCCCATGAAGAAATTTGCGGCTCAGTTTGCTGCGGCGTTTTTGATCACTATTTTGGGTGATATCCGGATTATGAACCTGGATGGCTTGCTGGGATTTCATCAGCTGTCGTATGCTTTTAGTATTGGTCTGAGCGTGTTTGTGATTGTTGGGATGATCAATGCGTTTAACCTGGTCGACGGGATTGATGGGTTGGCTGGCTTCCTGGGATTGATGACTTCGCTTACCTATGCTTGCTTATTTTACGCGGCTGGGTATAATGAGTGGGCTTGCATGTGTCTCGCTCTGGCGGGCGCTATTACCGGGTTCCTGATTCATAATATTTCGCCTGCTAAAATATTTATGGGCGACTGCGGGTCGCTGGTGCTTGGCTTCCTGATTGCTGTTTCGACTATTCAGTTTATTAATGTGGGCGGAGGAAAAGTTATAGAATTGGGATCTCTTTCGATTACTTCTGTTCCTGCATTGGCACTGGCTATTGTGGCGCTTCCGATATTTGATACTTTACGTGTTTTTACCATTCGTATTGTGAATCATCAGTCTCCTTTCAAAGCGGACAAGAACCATATGCATCACCGCATGCTGGCTTTGGGAATGAATCATATGCAGGCTACTGCAACGTTGGTTAGTGTTTCTCTGGTGTTTGTTATTACTGCTTTCTCTTTACAAAACATAGGTAATAATCAATTGGTAGCTACTTTGGTGCTGATGGTGATTGTGATGAACAGCGGTCTTTCGCTTTATCTGTTTAGCAAGAGGGTTGAGCTGGATGCGCAGGCTGCGAAAGAGGCAATGCTGGCTAAAGCAGATGTTAAACATCCTGCGGTTGTTTCAAAGTTAACACCAGAAGGTAAGGAATTTGCTGAGGAGATTTTGAAAAAGGTAAGCCCTAATTAA